A section of the Tenrec ecaudatus isolate mTenEca1 chromosome 10, mTenEca1.hap1, whole genome shotgun sequence genome encodes:
- the LOC142458803 gene encoding anomalous homeobox protein-like produces the protein MQRFLTLLEESESRPDWPPQAELVALAGRLCRDLEDDLDQAEHLVDAVLRSPLRLYLLESEAVVLVCVLVLDRREQHQEACKLLEGCRVPGGSLDLVEAWNDIHYHMTMRRLGVDTLSPLQTFRCRKKNPPPPSLCPEGLRSRHFPGDVRKKLRDFALAVSTYPDKAQRDTLSLETSLSAEQVYNWFANYRRRQKALLQRSEPDLGTATQDGPAVCGSAPKLPCSPGDPCANLEGVVRPQWPGFTDMPRGSPQAMCLEEGPGTSVEHVELQAGSFLVTQPALPPLEFMLPQRPELAQAVSYFPGVTSAVELSPPLLTGQVQRPAGQASSDAVWGVQMLCEFSGSSLD, from the exons ATGCAGAGGTTTCTGACGCTGCTGGAGGAGAGCGAGAGCAGGCCCGACTGGCCACCCCAGGCTGAGCTGGTGGCCCTGGCCGGAAGGCTGTGCCGGGACCTGGAGGATGACCTGGACCAGGCGGAGCACCTGGTGGATGCTGTGCTAAGGAGCCCGCTCCGCCTGTACCTGCTAGAAAGCGAGGCTGTAGTCCTGGTGTGCGTGCTCGTCCTGGACCGGCGGGAGCAGCACCAGGAGGCCTGCAAGCTGCTGGAG GGCTGCCGGGTGCCCGGGGGCAGCTTGGACCTGGTGGAGGCCTGGAATGACATCCACTACCACATGACCATGAGGAGGCTGGGCGTGGACACACTGAGCCCCCTGCAGACCTTCCGCTGCAGGAAGAA GAACCCACCGCCCCCGTCCCTCTGTCCTGAGGGCCTAAGGAGCCGTCACTTCCCTGGCGACGTGCGCAAGAAGTTGCGGGATTTCGCCTTGGCCGTGAGCACCTACCCAGACAAGGCCCAGCGG GACACCTTGTCGTTGGAGACCAGCCTGTCGGCTGAGCAGGTCTACAACTGGTTTGCCAATTACCGCCGGAGACAAAAAGCTCTCCTGCAGCGTTCGGAGCCAGACCTGGGGACAGCAACCCAGGATGGGCCTGCTGTCTGTGGGAGTGCTCCAAAGCTGCCTTGCTCCCCAGGGGACCCCTGTGCCAACCTTGAGGGTGTGGTGAGGCCCCAGTGGCCAG GATTCACTGACATGCCCCGTGGGAGCCCCCAGGCCATGTGTCTGGAGGAAGGCCCAGGTACCAGTGTTGAACACGTGGAGCTACAGGCGGGGAGCTTCCTGGTGACACAGCCTGCATTGCCACCTCTGGAGTTCATGCTTCCCCAAAG ACCAGAGTTGGCCCAGGCTGTGTCCTACTTCCCCGGAGTCACATCTGCTGTGGAGCTgagcccaccccttctcaccggccag GTGCAGCGGCCTGCTGGCCAAGCCTCCAGTGATGCCGTCTGGGGGGTGCAGATGCTCTGTGAATTCTCCGGCAGCAGTCTGGACTGA